A window from Bufo bufo chromosome 1, aBufBuf1.1, whole genome shotgun sequence encodes these proteins:
- the LOC121004079 gene encoding cyclin-dependent kinase inhibitor 1B-like isoform X1, whose protein sequence is MSGVRLSPGSPGVERVSRAPGSPRTPARRCLFGPVDHESLARELARCRRELEDEQRERWNFDFRNERPLDGALSWEVAGPDTPEFYRRGPHLKPGAAQLHPRAGAGEETEARGNKRSGELTEPPSSKKSHRTETGEPVEGSSASSPEKTPKKSRPST, encoded by the exons ATGTCGGGCGTGCGCCTGTCCCCGGGCTCCCCGGGTGTGGAGCGGGTTTCTCGGGCCCCCGGCTCGCCCCGTACTCCCGCCCGCCGATGTCTGTTTGGGCCGGTAGATCACGAGAGCTTGGCCCGGGAGCTGGCCCGGTGCCGCCGGGAGCTGGAGGATGAGCAGCGGGAGCGCTGGAACTTTGACTTCCGCAACGAACGCCCGCTGGACGGCGCCCTGAGCTGGGAGGTGGCCGGGCCCGATACCCCCGAGTTCTACCGGAGAGGGCCACACCTTAAACCAGGCGCAGCGCAGCTTCACCCCCGAGCGGGCGCAGGGGAGGAGACGGAGGCCCGAGGGAATAAAAGGAGCGGAGAGCTGACGG AACCTCCCTCATCCAAGAAATCCCACAGGACGGAGACTGGAGAACCCGTGGAGGGCAGCTCGGCTTCTTCACCTGAGAAGACTCCCAAGAAGAGCCGACCCAGCACGTAG
- the LOC121004079 gene encoding cyclin-dependent kinase inhibitor 1B-like isoform X2, whose translation MSGVRLSPGSPGVERVSRAPGSPRTPARRCLFGPVDHESLARELARCRRELEDEQRERWNFDFRNERPLDGALSWEVAGPDTPEFYRRGPHLKPGAAQLHPRAGAGEETEARGNKRSGELTGESAATCYTPSWGRGLGGVGSLSCQGGCKVTPASL comes from the exons ATGTCGGGCGTGCGCCTGTCCCCGGGCTCCCCGGGTGTGGAGCGGGTTTCTCGGGCCCCCGGCTCGCCCCGTACTCCCGCCCGCCGATGTCTGTTTGGGCCGGTAGATCACGAGAGCTTGGCCCGGGAGCTGGCCCGGTGCCGCCGGGAGCTGGAGGATGAGCAGCGGGAGCGCTGGAACTTTGACTTCCGCAACGAACGCCCGCTGGACGGCGCCCTGAGCTGGGAGGTGGCCGGGCCCGATACCCCCGAGTTCTACCGGAGAGGGCCACACCTTAAACCAGGCGCAGCGCAGCTTCACCCCCGAGCGGGCGCAGGGGAGGAGACGGAGGCCCGAGGGAATAAAAGGAGCGGAGAGCTGACGGGTGAGAGCGCAGCGACCTGCTATACGCCCAGCTGGGGGCGGGGCCTCGGCGGTGTGGGGTCACTTAGCTGTCAGGGTGGCTGTAAGGTTA cccctGCCTCATTGTAG